From Saccharothrix espanaensis DSM 44229, the proteins below share one genomic window:
- a CDS encoding SDR family NAD(P)-dependent oxidoreductase: MTRISSDGRVVVVTGASSGLGRECALHLDRLGVEVRAGVRREADGRALEAASTGRLRALPLDVTDPDSIRDAVKAVRAVWGVVNNAGTCVPAPVECLSTQRLREQLEINVVGSVAVTRAFLPLVRESRGRVVNVSSGLGRVASPYLGAYAASQFAKEALSDALRRELRPFGVAVSVVEPGAIRTPIWDKIAAQEAAVDDAEPEVADLYRRSFRRFLAANDKRARSSRTTPRRFAEAVEHALLATRPRIRYRVGPDARLAALIARLLPDAAVDAAFAKTASR; the protein is encoded by the coding sequence ATGACACGGATCTCGTCGGACGGCCGGGTGGTCGTCGTCACCGGGGCGTCCTCGGGCCTGGGCCGGGAGTGCGCGCTGCACCTGGACCGGCTGGGGGTGGAGGTGCGGGCGGGGGTGCGCCGCGAAGCCGACGGCCGTGCGCTGGAGGCCGCGTCCACCGGACGCCTGCGCGCGCTGCCGCTGGACGTCACCGACCCGGACTCGATCCGGGACGCGGTGAAGGCCGTCCGGGCCGTGTGGGGCGTGGTGAACAACGCCGGGACCTGCGTGCCGGCCCCGGTGGAATGCCTTTCGACGCAACGGTTGCGCGAGCAGTTGGAGATCAACGTCGTCGGCTCGGTCGCGGTGACCAGGGCGTTCCTGCCGCTGGTGCGCGAATCGCGCGGGCGGGTGGTGAACGTCAGCTCCGGGCTGGGGCGGGTCGCCTCGCCGTACCTCGGCGCGTACGCCGCCTCGCAGTTCGCCAAGGAGGCCCTCAGCGACGCCCTGCGGCGGGAGCTGCGGCCGTTCGGCGTCGCGGTGTCGGTGGTGGAACCGGGCGCGATCCGCACCCCGATCTGGGACAAGATCGCCGCCCAGGAGGCGGCCGTGGACGACGCGGAGCCCGAGGTCGCCGACCTGTACCGGCGGTCGTTCCGGCGTTTCCTGGCCGCCAACGACAAACGCGCCCGGTCCAGCCGGACCACGCCCCGGCGGTTCGCCGAAGCGGTCGAGCACGCCCTGCTCGCCACCCGGCCCAGGATCCGCTACCGGGTCGGGCCGGACGCCCGGTTGGCCGCCCTGATCGCCCGCCTGCTGCCCGACGCCGCCGTGGACGCGGCGTTCGCCAAGACCGCTTCCCGCTGA